DNA from Candidatus Methylomirabilota bacterium:
GACCTGATCGGCACCAGCGACATGACCACCGACGACACGTACTTCGAGCGCGGGATCAACCTGCGGCACGGGTTCCTCACCGAGTACTACGTGGACGACGCGGAGTTCATCGTCAAGGTCCCGCGCGGGCTGCGGGAGGTGGGGGTGTTGCTGGAGCCTCTGACGGTCGTGGAGAAAGGGATCGCCCAGGCCTACGAGATCCAGCGGCGCCTGCGCGTGTGGCGTCCCCGGCGGGCGGCGGTCATGGGCGCCGGGACCGTCGGTCTCCTGGCCACGCTCGTTCTCCGCCTGCGCGGCCTGCAGGTGACCACCTTCGGGTTGACCCGAAGGCCCTACCTCAACTCGGACCTCATCGAGGCCGTCGGGGCACGCTACGAATCCACGGGGGACCTGCCGATCCTGGCCGGCGCCGAGAAGTTCGGGCCCTTCGATCTGATCTTCGAGGCGACCGGCTACTCGCCCATCGTATTCGACAGCATGCAGGCCCTCGGCAAGAACGGGGTCCTCGTGCTCTCCAGCGTCACCGGAGGCGACCGCAAGGTGGAGGTGCCCGCCGACAAGATCAACCTCGAGTTCGTCCTCGGCAACAAGGTGATGGTCGGCACGGTGAACGCGAACCGCGAATACTTCGAGCTGGGCGTGCGCGACCTGGCCCAGGCCGAGGCCGAGTACGCGGGCTGGCTCGGACGGCTGCTCACCCACCCGGTCAAGGGGCTCCAGAATTACCGCCAGCTCCTGGACACCCTCACCACGGCGAAAGGGGCGATCAAGGTCTTTTGCGAGGTCGCCGCGATCCCGCAGGACGGAGGAGAGGGCCTGTAAGCAATGATGAAGCGGCATGCCATCGCGCTCCTGGCCTGGCTGCTCCTCGGCCTGGCTGCCGCGCTCGGCGACGCCGGGGGGCTCGGGGTCGCACAGATGATCACGTCACCGTCGGCGCCCCGCATCGTGCGCCTCGATCCGCGCCTGGACCGGCTGGTGCCGCCGGGCGCGACGCTGGAGCGCATCGTCGAGGGGCTGCGCTGGACGGAGGGCCCGGTGTGGGACCGCCGGCGCGGGGAGCTGTTGTTCTCCGACGTGCCCGGCAACGCGGTCCACCGCTGGCGCGCGGGTGAGGGCGTGAGCCTCCTGCTCACGCCGAGCGGCTACACGGGCTCGGCCCCCTTCCCCGGGAAGGAGCCGGGCTCCAACGGCCTCGCCTTCGACGCCGCCGGCCGCCTGGTGCTCTGCGAGCATGGCGACCGCCGCATCGCCCGCCTGGAGCCCGACGGGCGCAAGACCACGCTCGCCGACCGCTACCAGGGCCGCCGGCTCAACAGCCCCAACGACCTGGTGTTCCGCGCGAACGGCGATCTCTTCTTCACCGATCCGCCCTTCGGGCTGCCCGAGACGTTCGACGATCCTGCCAGGGAGCTGCCGTTCAGCGGCGTGTTCCGCCTGTCGACGGCCGGCGAGCTGACGCTCCTCGCCCGCGAGCTCCTGGCTCCCAACGGCATCGCCCTGTCCCCCTCCGGGTCGACGCTCTACGTGAGCAATGCCGAGCGGACCCGGGCTGTCTGGATGGCCTACTCCCTGCGGGACGACGGCACGCTCGGCCCCGGAGCCGTCCTCTTCGATGCCACGGCCCTCGCCGCGACCAGGCCTGGGGCCCCCGACGGGATGAAGGTGGACG
Protein-coding regions in this window:
- a CDS encoding glucose 1-dehydrogenase, which gives rise to MKAIAVIPGKPDSVHLADLPKPSLDEIPGGRGVLVKVLRVGVDGTDKEINAAAYGAPPPGYDLLVIGHEGFGRVEAVGADVTEVQRGDYVVATVRRPGGSLYDLIGTSDMTTDDTYFERGINLRHGFLTEYYVDDAEFIVKVPRGLREVGVLLEPLTVVEKGIAQAYEIQRRLRVWRPRRAAVMGAGTVGLLATLVLRLRGLQVTTFGLTRRPYLNSDLIEAVGARYESTGDLPILAGAEKFGPFDLIFEATGYSPIVFDSMQALGKNGVLVLSSVTGGDRKVEVPADKINLEFVLGNKVMVGTVNANREYFELGVRDLAQAEAEYAGWLGRLLTHPVKGLQNYRQLLDTLTTAKGAIKVFCEVAAIPQDGGEGL
- a CDS encoding SMP-30/gluconolactonase/LRE family protein, producing MMKRHAIALLAWLLLGLAAALGDAGGLGVAQMITSPSAPRIVRLDPRLDRLVPPGATLERIVEGLRWTEGPVWDRRRGELLFSDVPGNAVHRWRAGEGVSLLLTPSGYTGSAPFPGKEPGSNGLAFDAAGRLVLCEHGDRRIARLEPDGRKTTLADRYQGRRLNSPNDLVFRANGDLFFTDPPFGLPETFDDPARELPFSGVFRLSTAGELTLLARELLAPNGIALSPSGSTLYVSNAERTRAVWMAYSLRDDGTLGPGAVLFDATALAATRPGAPDGMKVDGEGNLFAAGPGGVYVLGPDGAHLGSIEIGSATGNVAWGEDGHALFITAGPVVYRVRLTTRGLGF